The sequence AAGCATAGGCATTGAAAAGGGAAAAAGCTATAACCCTGATGCACGAACCACCGAGATTCTGAATGCAGCGGCAAAAGGTGCACATGACTATTTGGAAGCAATGCTTGAAAAGGGCTTCCCTCCGATAAATCCTGATGCGAAGTGGGCTGTTCCCGCAATGCCGGAACTCGTCAAGGCGGGATCTTCGGGATATGCGGAATCTGATATTTATCCTACAGATGCCCGTGCATTAACCTATTCAATCGGTTATGTAGGCATAAAACGCCTGGGTACAGCGCAAATATATCTTATTGCAGGAAAAGATAAGGAAGGCCGCGCGCTTGATGGCGATAAAACCTATATGCTCCACGTGCCAGCAAATGTGCCAACCAAGCAATATTGGTCGGCAACAGTCTACGACCGGACAACACATTGCCTTATCAAAAATCTGCCGCGTGCAAGCAGAGCATCGAATGCGACAGAGATCCAAAAGAACACAGATGGCTCGGTCGATATTTTCTTCGGCCCAAAATCCCCTGCAGGCAAGGAATCAAATTGGATCCCAACGGACCCTAAAGGAAAATTTGAAGTATTATTCAGGCTTTACGGCCCAGAAAAGCCCTTTTTTGACAGGGTATGGAAACTTGGAGATATAGAAGAGGTTAAATAATCAATTGCTAAACTTATGGAAAAGAAACTCATCTGCGTGATTTTGATTGCAGCCTTGACGGCATGCAACCAAAATAAAAACAGTGATACGAAAACATCAAATTCTAAAGGGATTGACAGCCTGGTGCCAGCCCAGGCAGCACGCGAGCTGCCAACGGGTCCCGACACAAATGTAAAAATTACTCAAGAATATGCCGCTTTGGCGGCTAAAGAGGCCTATTTTTGGGCATGGCCGCTGGTAAACATGTACAACCGCCGAATGGCTTTCAAGGATGTAAAAGAGCTGGCCCTGTCCGGACCTCTGCTTATGGCTCCGCTCAATCAGTTTACCATGCTTACCGATTATGTGATACCTACGGAACGTGCTGTAGCCTGCCCGAACCAGGATGTGGTGTACGGTATTGGATGCCTTGCTTTGGACCAATCGCCCGTTGTGGTGCAAGTGCCTGATTTTGGCAAACGTTTCTGGGTCTACCAGATAGTTGATCTGCGCACTGAAAGTTTCGCAAAATTGGGAAAGATGTACGACAATAAGCCGGGATTTTATTTATTGGCCGGACCGGACTGGAAAGGAGAGGTGCCTAAGGGAATAATAAAAGTTTTCCGCTCGTCAACCAATACTGGACTTGTGGGGCCCCGTGTTTTTCTGGATGACACAAAAGAAGACCGAAAAGCAATTCAGGAGGTACTCAAATCAGTGGTTATGTATCCCTTGTCTGATTATGACGGCAAAATGAAAACCATCGATTGGGCCAATATCAAAAAACTTCCCGGAGGCGAAGGAGGAAAAGAAGAAGCGGTATGGGTGAACCCCCAGACATTCTTTGACGAGCTGCCTGTTGTGCTGGCAGATGCAAAGCCATTGCCAGGCGAGGAGGCGAAATACAAGCAGATACTTGCTGTAGTGGAAGCCGCCAAGAAAGACCCAAAACTGAAACAGGCGATGATCGATGCAGCCGTTGAGACAGAGCGTCAGGTAATAAAACCTTTAATGGAATTCCGCAGCTGGGGGATCCAATTGCCTTTTCACTGGTCAGGGGTAACGAACGGCGCATCGTGGGGCACGGATTATTTTACGCGCACTGCGGTAGCCAAATCCAATATCCTGGTCAATGCCCCTAATGAAACACGTTATTTTTATCAGGATCTGGATTCAGAAGGAGGCCGATTGAACAGCTCGAACAAATATAAAATTACTTTTGCCAAAGGGCAGCTGCCACCTGTTAATGGATTTTGGTCGCTTACGCTATATAACGAGCATCACTTTTTTGAAATCAACAAGCTCAACAGATATTCATTGGGCACAAAGAACAAGACAATGACATATAACCCGGACGGTTCGCTGACCATTTATATTCAATCAGTTCCGACTGATGCGAAAACCCAAAACAACTGGCTTCCGGCCGTTGAAAAGGGGGATTTTTCGCTTTATCTTCGCACTTACTGGCCAAAAGAGGAAGTAGTAAATGGAAAATGGACTCCGCCGGCAGTAATAAAAGTTGAATGATGCTTTGAGATTGTAGCTTTACAAGAAGTTTGGGTTTGATATTATATTTATGACTTAAACTTGCCCAGGCTCTTTTTTCTACGTTTTTGTTTTAAGAACAGCATACGCCAACTACTTGCCGCAAATTTAAAAAAGATGAAAAATCTGGTGTATGGGTCTTGCAAGGTTTTCACTTTTCGGACTCCCTTTTTTTTTGACGCATCAGCAGATCTGCCTACAATCAAAATCACTAAATTTGAATAGAATAGATTACCCACAATATATTCCTACTACTGTGACGCCGTTTATTGAAACTAAAAAGAATCTGCTCTTGACTGGACAATATATGGGAGCCTTGCCGTTGAATAAAGTTGATACTTTTAAGTTTACTGCAAGAGTTGATTTTCAGACAAATGAAGTAGATTTTGTGAATAGCTATCCTAAAGATCTATATGGCAATAATTACAATTGGGAAGGAGAAATATTCACCACAGTATTTTCAACAATTCATCCCGATGGAGATAAGCTTGTCTGCAGTTTCCCAGTATCCCACAATCTGCAAATAATAAATTTAAATAACAAAAAAACTCAGGAAGTCTATGCAGGAAGCAATGAAGTTGGAAATATCTCTTCCATTGAAAAGAGTGTCAGAAATGTTTCAAGAGAAGAATTAGTAGATCAGATCGTGAAACAAGATGAGTATGCAGCTATATTGTATGACAAATATAGAAAAGTCTATTATCGTTTCTTATTAAAGGGGCTTTCTAGCGATGATAAAAAGAAATCTTTTAAAGACAAATCAATTGCTGTGATATTAATGGACAAAAATTTTAATTATTTAGGAGAAACTACTCTGGGGCAATGGAAATTTTGGAATTGGCGCAATAGCTTTGTTACCAAGGAAGGCTTAAATATTGAATATTTAGATGGTAATTTGGATGAAAGTGGCCTGACCTTAAAAATACTTAACATAAAAAAAAAGCACTCATAAAAAAGTATAGTTTTTATAATTAACGATTTAGATAAAGTAAAGATGAAAAATAAAATTTTAATTATAGTATTTGCGTTTCTATCTTCTATGATAATTTCCTGTAAAAAGTCCGACGCTGAAATTGAAGCGGAGTACCTGAAAAATTCAATAGAAAAATTAAAGCTTGACCAAAATGTTAAATGGATTGTCATATTACCAGGCTTGGGATGTCATGGCTGTATTCAGGAAGGAGAAGTTTTTATGCAAAATTATATTGATAATAAAAATATAGTATTTGTATTGACCAAAATTGAGTCGCTGAAAATTTTGCAAAAAAAAACTGGTGTAAATTTAAAAGAGCATTCAAATATTTATATTGATAGAAATGCTGAATTTAATGTCCCGACCGATAATTCAATTTATCCATGTATTGTCGAAATTAAAGAAGGAGAGTTGGAATCAGTCGGTTTTCAGTCACCAAAAAATGGGGTTGCTTTCGATAAGCTAAAGCAACATATTCTGTAGAAAAAAGTGTTGTCTTGATAAAAACATATTAAAAATTTATAGAATTGAGATTTAACGAAGACATAAAAAAAATAATTTGCTTCTTTTTATTTGGTTCATTGCAGCTGTTTTCACAAAGCAGTATGCCAGTTGCGGACCAACTAGCGGAGCAACTGCATAGTCTGGATAAAAATAATTGTTCTGATTTGGTATATATCCAAACCAGCAAAAGCATTTATGAAACAGAAGAGGATGTGTGGTTCAAGGGTTACGTTTTGGATGCGCAATATTTTGCGCCTTCACAGCGAAATAAGACATTGTTTGTTCAATTGATCGAAGACAAAACTGATAAAGTAGTTTGGGAGAAAAAGTATGAGATTGAAAATGGTTTTGTCAACGGCCATTTGTTTTTAGAAAATTCATTGTCTGAAGGAACCTACACTTTGGCAGGCTACAGTTCCAATTCTTTTTCGGGGGCTCAGAAGGAGTTTTATGCCTTAAAGAAGTTAGAAATTGTAAAAACAATAACTCAGAAACCTGTTGCGAAAACTACTGAAAAAGATAGTGTTTTCCATTTTTCAACTTTTGCAGAAGGCGGCCGTTTGGTTTCCGGAATTCAGAGCACCTTGGCATTCAAGGCAGTGAATTCAAAAGGGCTTCCTGTAGAATTTAGCGGTACTTTGTATGAAAATGATATTCCTTTGCAGCATTTCAAAAGCATCCATGCGGGTATGGGAGCACTTGTTTTTACTCCAAACCGTGACAAAAAATACCATATAAAAATTGAAGAGCCTGCGCTTAATAAAGTTTTTCCTATTGGGGAAATTGATGCGAATGGAAAAGGACTTCAATTATTGAGCAATTCCAAAGGTGCCTTGGTCTTTAAGATTTCCCAAAGCGATGCGTTGCCGGAAGAAAAGATATATCTGCGTTTGCAGGTGAGAGGAGTGGTTTATAGTGTAGCAATAGGAATGCTCAAAAAGGATTTGATTATCAAAATTCCTTTGACTGACGTTCCACAAGGTATTGCCGAGGTGACGCTTTTTAATGAAAATGTCATGCCAGTAGCGGAAAGGCTTGTGTATGTAAATGAAGATCAGAAGCTTACCATCAAGACAATGCTTGAGAAAACCACTTATGCTGCCAGAGAACAAGTAAATGTAAAAATAAAAGCAACAGACCAAAACAATCAGCCTATAGTGGCACATTTGGGATTAAGTGTCTATGATGCTTTATATCAGAATAAACAAGATGCAAAGAATATTCAAACGCATTATTTCTTGTCATCGCAATTGAAAGGAACTATATATGATCCGATATATTATTTTGAAGAAAAAAACAAAAACCGAGAACAAGCCTTAAATCTTTTGATGCTTACTCAAGGATGGAGAAATTATGTATGGGATGAAGAGAGTCTAAGAGAAATAGGCAATATTTTCAAACCTATTGTTTTTGATGAGATGAAAGGAAAAGTTCAGTTGAAAAAAGCTGATTCCAAAGTAAAAAATGAATTTCTGCCAAAAGGGATTTCGGTATTTTCTGGCAAGGACGAGAATTTCAATGAATTGATAATAACAGATTCGACAGGAGTTTTCAGCATTCTTCCGACTCATTTGAAATTGGGTGACTATACCTACATGAGATTATTAACTCCCTCAGAATCTAACTATCGTATGAATATAAAAGATTTTTCATTTGACCAAATTGATGGAAATCGTAACGCAAAAACTATTATCTATCCGATATCTGAGATCGAGGTAAAGAAAGTTATTCCCGAAGCGGATTACCAATTTACAAGCCGTGAAGCAATAACTAAGCTTAGTGAGGTTTTGATTACTCAAAAAAAGAAAAAAACAGTGTTTCGGGATAAATACATCGGAAAGCTAGACAGCTTGGCCAGAGCACAGTATTTTACCACTGATTATGTGTGTCATAATACTTTAAATTGTCCTCTTTGGCTTTGCCACAAAGGAGAGAAAAAAAAACCGGTTGAAGGAGAAAGATATGAAACATGGAATGGCTTTAAATGGATTAATGGTGAATGTAGCCCTTATACAATCACTTCTTATGGAAGTATCGTTTATCATTATCCTGATTTGACCGAAGCTGAACTTTTGGATATGTTCAATATTGCGATGGTGGAGGGTTATTATGGAAAGAAAGTATTTTATGAGGCAGTTTATGACAATGTAACCATAACAGATCCTCTTCCTGACTACCGTAATACTTTGTTTTGGAAGCCCGATATCATAACCAATGAACTGGGAGAAGCAACTGTATCCTTTTTTTGTTCGGATATCAGCAGTTTGTTTTTAGGAAATATCGAGGGCGTAAGCGGTGACGGCTTGATTGGAGCCGAAAATATTCAGTTCATGGTCAAGAAGAAATGAGTTGGAATTTAGTTTGGATATTGAAATTAGGAATGCAGAATTGTTCTTCTTCAATATATTTCGGTTTCCAACAATGATAAGTAGAAGAATAGGTCATTTTGTTTCGCAAAAAAACTATTTGGATAGGAAATGTTGTTTCTTATCATGCTATCAGAGATTGATTCTAAATGCACAATATTAACTGGGACTTTGATTACTGTCTTCAAAAGTAGTTACTATACCCTATTAGTTTATATATACGATACCGCCTTATTTTTGAAAGCACTATAGGAAAAATGGGTTAATACGAAATATTTTGTATCATTTCGACAATGTTATAAAAATCGGATTTAAGAGAATAATTATTTAAAAGTAAAATGACAGCAATTAGCAGGAAGGCTTTTCTTATTATCATAATAATATCAGTATTAATATATCTTGGCTTAGTCTGGTTGGGAGTTTTTATTGTATTGCTGGTTTTGATTTTTAGCATATCAATGTTTTGTTTTGATTTAATTCTAAATCAATTCTTAAGAAAATTGGCTAAGAGAATATTTTCGATTCTATTTCTTTTATCTATTGCAGTCTTTGTAAAACTTGTTGTGATTGATATTTATAGAATTCCTAGTGGTTCAATGGAAAACGAATTATATCCAGGCGATGTCGTAGCGGTCAATAAACTGAAATACGGCCCCAGGCTGCCGCAGTCTCCATTTGAGATCCCATTGGTTAATCTTGTTTTTTACATGAATAAAAATGCCCGCTCAAGGATCAAGGAAATCTGGTGGGATTATCACAGATGGAATGGGATTACGGAAATAAAACAAGGCGATATCTTTGTTTTTAATTCGACATGGGACAAGAATTATATTATGATCAAACGCTGTGTTGGTCTTCCAGGAGATTCCCTTGCAATAAAGAAAGGCGAGATCTACACTAATTCCACAATTTTTTTCTCTAATGAAACTGTAAAGGAAAATTGAAGTTTCCGAATCAGAGATAAAAAAAAATTATATCAGATCATGGATTCCTTGCCGATAGACGGATATCTGGATTGCGACTACAAGAAAAGAAATTTGGGAAATGCTGTTTTATCAAAACAAGAGCTTGAACTTCTGGTAAGAAGAAAAGCAATCGACTCCGTGTGCAAGATTATAGATGCATATGGAGATATGGAAAGGCCATTACTAAAAAATTCCTCAGCAAGCAATTGGACTCTGGATGATATGGGGCCGATCATCGTCCCCAAAAAGGGAATGGTAATAAAACTGAACCCGAAAAATCTAATGCTCTATAAATCCATTATTTGCAACATTGAAAAATGCAAATTGTCAGAGAAAGATGGTGCATATTTTATTGATGGCAAAAAAGCGCAAACCTATAAATTTATGTGCAATTATTATTTTATGATGGGAGACAACAGAAAAAGTACAATGGATTCGCGTGTATGGGGATTTTTGCCAGAATCCAATATTATAGGCAAAGTGCAATGCGTTCTGTTTTCCAATAAAAACAGGGAATTCCAGTGGAATAGGTTTTTTAAAATGATTTAATGCCGGAACACCTAAACCATCCATGACGCAGCTATTTGTCTTTCGTGCACCGCGTCAAATTTAATTTTCTGATCGGGAATAAACGTTATTTTTGCTTCAGTCGAGCAACAATTAGAATTTACAATTCTACAATATTTTATGATTTACCAATCATTGTAGTCAGAAGAAGTGTCCCTGTATAATTTTTGATAGTGCTAAAAACTATTATTCATATATTATCATTTCTTTTTCTCAATTAGTCCGCTCCCATAGACAGAAAATGAATTTGTGCAAGTATCACTTGCATAAATTTATTTTATTGTATTGTATTTGTTTCCTTGTTGAATAACAGGTATTTATGCTCTTATTTGTCGTTTTGGAGTTCTCTATATTTGTTCGAGAATGATTTATGGAATAAACCAATTTTTTGCTTTAATGGAGGAGCAATTATATTTGAAAGAATTAAAGCAATAAATTCAGATAATTATGGAAACATTAAACCATTTTAAAATGAGATTTCATTTTCTGAATTTGAACAGTACTTTTAAAAAAAAAATTATAAGTCATAATTTCTCTTCATTCAGGGTGTTCGAATCCTGTTAAAGTATCGAATGACAAATTAGAGATTTGTATTGTTTTTCATGTAAATATATACACTTATGCAATTTAGTGCTATTTTAAAGAAAAAAAATTAAAGCAAAAATGATTCAAAGCCTTCGTATTTAGTAGCATAAATAAAAAATGGCGCCAATTGTCTTCAATTGACGCCATTTGGCTTTTGTGACGGGGACAGGACAAATTACAACATCATTTTTGGATGATTTGAAGAAATTGGCTTTCTATATGTAGTGTCTGTCTTCCATTGGCTTTCTGCATTTGGTTTAGATGTCCTGTTGGGGATTGATGCAAAAATTATAAAAACTCAATTGGTTCATGCTGTAAACTAACATACAATTCTACAAATATTAGGGAGGATTTGCGAAAGATTGTTATACTTTACTGTAGAGTTGTCTTTCTTTGGCT comes from Flavobacterium sp. KACC 22761 and encodes:
- the lepB gene encoding signal peptidase I, with the protein product MTAISRKAFLIIIIISVLIYLGLVWLGVFIVLLVLIFSISMFCFDLILNQFLRKLAKRIFSILFLLSIAVFVKLVVIDIYRIPSGSMENELYPGDVVAVNKLKYGPRLPQSPFEIPLVNLVFYMNKNARSRIKEIWWDYHRWNGITEIKQGDIFVFNSTWDKNYIMIKRCVGLPGDSLAIKKGEIYTNSTIFFSNETVKEN
- a CDS encoding S26 family signal peptidase, with the translated sequence MGNAVLSKQELELLVRRKAIDSVCKIIDAYGDMERPLLKNSSASNWTLDDMGPIIVPKKGMVIKLNPKNLMLYKSIICNIEKCKLSEKDGAYFIDGKKAQTYKFMCNYYFMMGDNRKSTMDSRVWGFLPESNIIGKVQCVLFSNKNREFQWNRFFKMI
- a CDS encoding DUF4221 family protein, with product MGLARFSLFGLPFFLTHQQICLQSKSLNLNRIDYPQYIPTTVTPFIETKKNLLLTGQYMGALPLNKVDTFKFTARVDFQTNEVDFVNSYPKDLYGNNYNWEGEIFTTVFSTIHPDGDKLVCSFPVSHNLQIINLNNKKTQEVYAGSNEVGNISSIEKSVRNVSREELVDQIVKQDEYAAILYDKYRKVYYRFLLKGLSSDDKKKSFKDKSIAVILMDKNFNYLGETTLGQWKFWNWRNSFVTKEGLNIEYLDGNLDESGLTLKILNIKKKHS
- a CDS encoding DUF1254 domain-containing protein, encoding MEKKLICVILIAALTACNQNKNSDTKTSNSKGIDSLVPAQAARELPTGPDTNVKITQEYAALAAKEAYFWAWPLVNMYNRRMAFKDVKELALSGPLLMAPLNQFTMLTDYVIPTERAVACPNQDVVYGIGCLALDQSPVVVQVPDFGKRFWVYQIVDLRTESFAKLGKMYDNKPGFYLLAGPDWKGEVPKGIIKVFRSSTNTGLVGPRVFLDDTKEDRKAIQEVLKSVVMYPLSDYDGKMKTIDWANIKKLPGGEGGKEEAVWVNPQTFFDELPVVLADAKPLPGEEAKYKQILAVVEAAKKDPKLKQAMIDAAVETERQVIKPLMEFRSWGIQLPFHWSGVTNGASWGTDYFTRTAVAKSNILVNAPNETRYFYQDLDSEGGRLNSSNKYKITFAKGQLPPVNGFWSLTLYNEHHFFEINKLNRYSLGTKNKTMTYNPDGSLTIYIQSVPTDAKTQNNWLPAVEKGDFSLYLRTYWPKEEVVNGKWTPPAVIKVE